The region TTCTTCTGTATGTACGTACTGCATAAAAATGTTGATTCTTTTCCTTGTGTATGTACTGAATTATTTGTTGTGTGGTTTCTTTTCTCCTGTATGTATGTACTCCCATACCCACAGctctgcctgcctgcctgcctgaAATGCAACCAAAGAAACAAACTTGAGGTGAGGATACTTCAAGCTAGCAAGCAAAGACACACAAAGGCAGCTGCAGCCACATGCCTTTGCTTTACCCCGAAAAGATAGAATGGCAACAAGAAACAAGTGGTCGTAACAGAAAGGAGCACTCAAAAGGTCCACCAAGGAAAGATAGCCGCGCTGTTCATCCACATCATGCAATGGAGACCCTGCGTGCTCTCCCGCTGACCGAGTCAAATGCTATACTCCTACTACACTTCGAcaactttggtttgaatatgtgtgtCACTGTAAAGTGCTGGTGTGTGTGCTGTACTGCTGTGACTGTGAGAAGCTGATTCACAGCTGGGCTCCATGTGAGGAATGGGGATGATTTTCTTTTAACCTTCAGAGCATCTGTGTGATGCCCATGAAAAGCTCCAAGGCTATGTATTTTGACCCGTTTCAGTACCCCAAGTTTATTCTGTATAATGGGGCTGGCTGGCTAAATATATTACTTACTGGCACATGTTCTGCACTTAGATGGTCAGATCCCGACAGCGTCGAGGAGCTCCGAATGCTGTGACACGGACACCAGCGTGTTGGCGACAATCGCGCCGCTTGCCGCCACCGCAGGCACCCCGATCCCTGGGAAGGTGGAGTCGCCGCAGCAGAACAGCTGGGGGATCGGCGTCGCCTGCCCCGGGAACGTCGCCTCTCCAGCCTTTATGGCTGGGccataggttcccttgttccttcGGAGGAACCTCTTGTGCGTTAACGGCGTGCCAACCAGCTTCACGTCGCATTTCTCCCTGCTGAACTTCGGGCCGAGGGCCAGCTCCACGGCTTTCCACATCACCTGGAAAGTTTGCGTTAGAAAGTTGCTCGAGACAGCAGGTTACAGCAGCTCGTAGTCAGTAAATGGAGGCGCCCTTTCCTAGAAAGGTGTGGCAATGCCTTGCTTAACTTTTGAGAAAAGAGTTTTTTGATGAACTTTCGAAAAAGGAGTTCCAAAGATGTTGAAGTGCACCGATTTCTAGGTGCTGATTCCAAGATATAAGGGGGGAAAAGCTAGAGAATAGTAATTCTGATATGTTGTACCTCAGAACGTTCTTCTTTCAGGCTTCGGTACTCCGCGCTTTTCCGGTCAAGCCCTTCCCATAAACCAAAAGGTTCTGTTCCTGGTGTATAAGCATGGAGGATGTGCTTTCCAGGCGGAGCCAGACCCTCTCCAAGAACGCTAGGAACTGATATTAACACAACGTTCTGCTCACCATCAACTCCTTTATTCCAATCATTGACCACAATATGATGGATCCCGAGGTCTTCTCTAGCATTCTGTTCCAGTAACATTGGTGGTTACAGTAAAAAAAACATAAGTAAGCCAAATATAAAGATAATTTGTTCGGGGCAAGCATATGTAAACAACCTCTGCATCGAAGCCCAAGTGGAGATGCATAAATGAATCACACTGTGGAGTTGCTTTCACTTTATCTTGGTATGATTTTGGGACAGCATCTGGTGGTAGCAGATCCAAAGTATCCCACATAGATGCATTGCTAACAACCGCTTTTTTTGCACGTATGATCTGCAAGAGGAACAAATTCCTGATAAGATTTCAGTAGCTGCATCTTCAAACCATAGGTAGCATGATGAAACTCTCAATACAAGGGGAAAAGGCTGCCATCTTGTGACCAAAAATGATATGTTGCACAATCATGACACACGAAAACAGATGCATAAGACAACAAGATCATCTAGGCCTACAAGATTTCCATGGTCTGCCACTACTGGAAAGGTGGCAAGGCCTAATCTAAATAGGATATTTAGTACAGAAGGCACCACTTAGTTTGCTTGGAAAAGATAATATATAGTATTGCCTATTGTGGACTGTACCATCTGATTGAAGAATTTTTTGGCATCTATAAGGATAAAGATATTTTGAAACATGCCATACTTGATATGATAACCAATATGTCATCAGAATCAGAGCCTTACTAATCATTACTAGTATTGGGTGTGCTCATGTCATAGCACTCTTGCTCTCTTCTAGCTTTTACGAGGAAAATGCAAATTTCATTCATCACAGGGAGGTATGACTAGCTGATCATTCCCATGAGgtaatattttattttatattttggcAATAAAATATCCTCTGGATCTGCTTACTTGTCCACCTCGTAGCTTGACACCAACAGCCCGACCATTCTCGATTAAAATCTTTTCCACGTGAGAATTAAGAGCAAGTCTTCCACCAAACTTTTCGATACCTCGTACAAgggcatctatgattgctccactTCCGCCCAGAGGGTACTCAAGCGAGCATCCTGGTTTGTACCATTCTGCAAACATATAAACCTGATATTGTAGTTAGACCAAATGATGAACATAAAACTTCAGAATTATATATATTTTAAAGTATCTAGGCATATTTGAAGGGAGAGTTCAGCAGAGCCATGGGGGAGTTCAGCAGAGCCACCAATTCTTAGAGGTAAAGGTTGATtgatatggaaaagataagtctcaCTCTTACAAGTTACAAAAGCCCATGGTTCAAATGCCATTGAGCATTGAGTGGTTTAGATCCAAAGTATCTAGACGTCCATTTGCCATTGAGCATGATACCAACAAGACAACAAAGGCACTGTAATAATTCCTGCAGCAGTCACTGCCATCCACAACTGGGAAAGTGTACTGGCAACCTATAGAAATGGTTTACAGTACAAAATACAATCACTACCACAGAAACTGCAATGAGTGGTTTAGGGGACCATGACAGTAATCTGTATATGTCCCAAAACATGGCCCTACAGTAACAGCAAGGTTATCTCAAGGTTAGGTGCACTGATTGTTAAGGGCAAGTAGCCATATATCACATGCAACATCAGCGGAACAGTTATATCACCCTATGGAAGGATGGCAATGTTGCATGTGTTTTACCCAACAATGGTTCTTACCATCAAGCAAGATCCATGAACAGACTCAAATAAATACAGCATGCAATAACTTATTTCACTTATTTGATTCGCACTACACATTGTTGTAATACAGTTCACTTTCTGGACATAGATTGAGTACAATGCAAGAATCCTGGGTTTGGTCACATGATACACATTCTGCATTTTGGTATCAATTATCATTTGTTGCAGGTTTAATATTGTGCAGCTTTGATGCAATGCAAAAAAAATTTGGGATTGGGATAAACACAGAAATGAGCAGGAATTTAACCTGGTGGAAATTTATTAGCTTACCATTTCTGCAGAAAGAGCGCTGTCAGATTTCACTCCTGCAAGTAGAAAGCACAGGAGGTCGATCCAGTTACGAACGAAGGGATTTTTCAGGTCAAGTGAATCAACGATCTCTGAGAACGGGCGTAGAAGTTTTGTAGCGCCTAGAGCTCCTTTAGGCCCCATTTTTATGAAGGACTGCAACAGAGAAGGGGCGTATCTACTGGCTGCTGTGGAAAGAATGCCCAAATCACCTCGAATGGAAAGTGGAGGCAAAGCCATCGCAGCTGCAGATATAGGAAGAACTGCATCCTGAGATTGTTTTTAATATTATATCAGCACAGGTTATCAGAGGACATAAGATTAACGTAAACTAATCTTGGACTCAAATTTGAAAAGTGATGTTTGCACAAATTTACACGAAAATTGTATATGCTATTTAAAAAGCACAAAGAAGCAGTTCATTGCCCATCGGGCATCATGTGTTTTTTCAGCAGTTCAGTGTGTCTAGGTACAGTTGAAAAATACTTCTCCTATGAAACTAAGTATCGAGTATAGGGAACTCACTAGAAGCTTTTGCCACTC is a window of Lolium rigidum isolate FL_2022 unplaced genomic scaffold, APGP_CSIRO_Lrig_0.1 contig_20309_1, whole genome shotgun sequence DNA encoding:
- the LOC124680576 gene encoding prolycopene isomerase 1, chloroplastic, producing MASAALASPALHPPPCRHRTPRVRPASAAAVAPLPRRRLGTAARCRAVAAPAGPSAPGVAERPEADVVVIGSGLGGLCCAGLLARYGLDVVVLESHDRPGGAAHSFDVKGFHFDSGPSLFSGFQSRGPQANPLAQVLDALGESVPCASYDSWMVHVPEGQFESRIGPTDFLKDLETYVGLDATREWQKLLDAVLPISAAAMALPPLSIRGDLGILSTAASRYAPSLLQSFIKMGPKGALGATKLLRPFSEIVDSLDLKNPFVRNWIDLLCFLLAGVKSDSALSAEMVYMFAEWYKPGCSLEYPLGGSGAIIDALVRGIEKFGGRLALNSHVEKILIENGRAVGVKLRGGQIIRAKKAVVSNASMWDTLDLLPPDAVPKSYQDKVKATPQCDSFMHLHLGFDAENAREDLGIHHIVVNDWNKGVDGEQNVVLISVPSVLGEGLAPPGKHILHAYTPGTEPFGLWEGLDRKSAEYRSLKEERSEVMWKAVELALGPKFSREKCDVKLVGTPLTHKRFLRRNKGTYGPAIKAGEATFPGQATPIPQLFCCGDSTFPGIGVPAVAASGAIVANTLVSVSQHSELLDAVGI